The following are encoded in a window of Cyprinus carpio isolate SPL01 chromosome A13, ASM1834038v1, whole genome shotgun sequence genomic DNA:
- the LOC122147199 gene encoding elongation of very long chain fatty acids protein 6-like, which translates to MLYVLRTSGFKQSVCDQSFYYGPISKFWACAFVLSKAPELGDTMFIVLRKQRLIFLHWYHHITVMVYSWYSYKDQVAGGGWFMTMNYTVHALMYSYYTARAAGVRVPKPCAIIITSSQIAQMAMGLAVSALVYQWMQDGDCPSYIDNIVWASLMYLSYLLLFSSFFYQSYMKGSKRATSIKNE; encoded by the exons ATGTTGTACGTTCTCAGAACCAGTGGCTTTAAACAGTCTGTTTGTGATCAGAGCTTCTACTATGGGCCAATAAGCAAGTTCTGGGCTTGTGCCTTTGTGCTGAGCAAGGCCCCAGAGCTAG GGGACACCATGTTCATCGTCTTGCGCAAGCAGCGGCTGATCTTCCTGCACTGGTATCATCACATTACCGTGATGGTGTACTCCTGGTATTCCTACAAAGACCAGGTCGCCGGTGGTGGCTGGTTCATGACCATGAATTACACCGTGCATGCGCTCATGTACAGCTACTACACAGCTCGAGCTGCTGGAGTGCGTGTGCCGAAACCCTGTGCCATCATCATCACTTCCTCTCAGATTGCTCAGATGGCCATGGGGCTGGCAGTAAGTGCGCTAGTGTACCAATGGATGCAGGATGGGGATTGCCCTTCTTACATAGATAACATAGTGTGGGCTTCACTCATGTATCTCAGCTATCTGctcctcttctcctctttcttttATCAGTCTTACATGAAGGGTTCAAAACGAGCCACAAGCATCAAAAACGAGTGA